Genomic window (Blattabacterium cuenoti):
TCAAAAATGAAAATTTATTTGGAAAAGAATTAGATTCTTTATCAGATATGGTTTCTTTTGGAGTAGTTCCATCTGTAATAGTTTTTCTTTTATTGAAAGAAAATAGTTTAATTCCATTTATTGAATATTTGGCTTTTTTTATCGCCATTGTTTCTGCATGTCGTTTAGCTAAATTCAATATTAGTCCTAATTATATTGTAGGATTAACAACAACCGTGAATACTATGTTTTTTTCTTCTTTATCTATAATAATTAAAAACTATACTATCCCTTTTTTTATTAATCAAAAAATCATATATCTCATTATAATGCTTTTTATTATATTTTTGTCCTGTTATTTTTTAGTATCTCAAATCACAATGTTTTCTTTTAATTTTAAAGATTTTTCTTGGAAAAAAAATAAAATGCGCTATATTTTTTTATTGATTAGTATATTTCTTTTATTAACTTTACATATGATAGCTTTTCCGTGCATTATTATTTTTTATATAATCATCTCAGTCTATTTTCATAGATTAAAACAAAAAAATTTATAATTAAAAATATGAAATTAAAACTTCATCGTCCTATTTGTTTTTTTGATATAGAAGCAACAGGAATCAATATAGGAAAAGACAGAATTATAGAAATATCTATATTAAAAATATTTCCTAATGGAAATCAAGAAGATAAAACTTGGTTAATTTGTCCTATAATTCCTATTCCTCCACAATCAACAGCTATTCATGGTATTAAAGATGAAGATGTAGCAGGAAAACCAAAATTTAAAGATGTTGCTTCTTACATTTTGAAAATGATTGAAAATACAGATTTAGCAGGATATAATTCTAATAGATTTGATATTCCAATTTTAGTAGAGGAAATGCTTCGTGCAGGAATATCCTTTGATATTAAAAAATACAAAACTATAGATGTTCAAGTTATTTTTCATAAAATGGAGCCTAGAACCCTTTCTGCTGCTTATAAATATTATTGTAATAAAAATCTCATGAAAGCTCATAGTTCTAAAGCTGATACACTTGCTACGTACGAAATATTATTAGCGCAATTAGAAAAATATGAAAATTTAAAAAAAGATGTAAAAAATCTAAATCAGTTTTCTCATCAAAAAAATACGGCAGATCTTGCTGGATTCGTTAAAATAGATGAGAAAGGAAATGAAATATTCAATTTTGGAAAATATAAAGGAGAAAAAGTTTTTGAAATTTTTGAAAAAGATCCTAATTATTATGGATGGATACAAAATTCAGATTTTCCATTATATACAAAAAAAATATTAACAGGAATTAAATTAAAAAAATTTAATAAATAAAGACCTATTATCTTATTGAATAAGATCTTTGAATTTTTTTGATATAAAATTCGTAAGATTTTTTCCATGTAGCAAATTTTTAGACAAAAGTATTAAATTTAAAGCCTCTTTTATAATTTTTTTTCTTTTTTCTTCTGATGTTTCTTTTAATATTTTTTTCATTAAAATATGATTTGTATTGACTATCAATTGATAATATTTTTCTTTATCTTTTATGTCTTTTCCTATAGTAGAATTTATTTCTTTTATTCTCCTTAAAAATTCTGGAATGATAATTAAAAAAGGATAATCTTGTCTGGATAGATCTTCTAATTGTACGGAAAATTTGCAATCATCTATTATATTATGTTCTACAATATTTTTTAAATCTTGTTTTTCTTTTTCAGAAAGTTCTGAATTAGGAGCATCTTTTTTATCACAACTAATTAATTTATCAATATGATCTGAGTCAACTCGAACAAAAGAAATTTCTTGATAAGAAAATTCTAATTTCTGTATTAAATGAACTGTAAGTGGACTATCCAAAATTAAAACTTCATAGCATCTATCTTTAGCATCTTTAATAGAGCTATACTGTTCTTCTTGATCTGAAGAATAAAGAAAAACAATTTTTCCTTCTTTATTTTTTTGAGTTTTTTTTATTTTTTCCCTAAATTCTTCCAGTGTAAAATAATTCTTATCTATAGTATAAAACATAAAAAATTTGATCGCTTTATCAAAAAAATTTTGCGTACTAATCATTCCATATTCTACTATTATTTTGATATTTTTCCATTTTTTTTGAAAATCCTCTCTATTTGTTCTAAACATAGTATCTAGCTTATCAGCTACTTTTCTTGTGATATATTTAGATATATTTTTAACAGATGCATCAAATTGTAAATAAGAACGTGATACGTTAAGAGGAATATCTGGAGAATCTATTACTCCTCTTAAAAAACTAAGAAAATCTGGAACAATTCCTTCCAAATTATCCGTAATATAAACCTGATTTTGATATAAATGAATTTTTTCTTTTTGAATATCTATTCTTTGTCCTATTTTAGGAAAATATAAAATTCCTGTTAAATGAAAAGGATGATCTATATTTAAATGAACCCAAAATAAAGGATTTTCTAATTGATTTGGATATAATTCATGATAAAAATCTAAATAATTTTTATCATTCAATTGAAGTGGATTCTTTTTCCAAGAAGGGTGAATATTATTAATCACAATTTCTTTATCCTCTTTTGATTTTGAGGATAAAGAGATTGTGATAGGCATAAATTTGCAGTATTTTTGTAATAATTTTAAAATACGATCATATTCTAAAAATTCCTTGCTCTCTTCATTAAGAGATAAAACAATTTCTGTCCCTCTATCTCTTTTTTCAATTTCTTTCATGATAAAATTTGGATCCCCTTCGCAAGACCAAAATATAGATGAGGCATTTTTTTTATAAGATTGAGTTAATATTATAACTTTATTTGCCACCATAAAAGAAGAATAAAAACCTAACCCAAAATGTCCAATAATATTAGTAGTATCCGTTATAGATATATTTTTATATTTTTTAACAAATTCTTCAGCTCCAGAAAAAGCAATTTGATTAATATATTTCTCCACTTCTTCTTTAGTCATCCCTATTCCATTATCTAGAATATGAAGTGTATTATTTATTTTATTTATGATAATTTTAACTTTAAAATCATCAACAATATCATATATATTTTTTAATTTAATTAGAGTTTTTAATTTTACTACGGCATCTATAGCATTAGAAACCAGTTCACGTAAAAAAATTTCTTGATCCGAATAAAGAAATTTTTTAATAATAGGAAAAATATTATCTGAAGTAACACTAATTTTATTATTTTTCATAGAATACTGAATTATAAAAAATGGGCTCAAGAATTATACCATTATTTATATAATAGACACTATGTCAGTATAAATTGAAAATCAAAAAAAAGAATCAATAAACTTTTTCCCATCAAACACTTTTAAATCTTCTATTTTTTCTCCTATCCCTAAATATTGTATAGGAATTTTAAATTGATTCATGATTCCTATTCCGACTCCTCCTTTGGCAGTCCCTTCCATTTTTGTTAAAATAATAGAAGAAACTTTAACAAAAGAAGAGAATTGCCTCACCTGTTCAAATGCATTTTGACCAGTTGTTGCATCTAAAATAAGCATTATTTCATGAGGGGATTCAGGTATTATTTTTTTCATGACTCTACTTATTTTAGAAAGCTCTTCCATAAGACTGATTCTATTTTGTAATCGCCCAGCAGTATCAATTAATACAACATCTTTTTTTTTTGATTTAGCAGATTGTAAAGTATCATATGCTACAGATGCTGGATCCGCATCCATATGTTGTTTTATTAAAGGAACTCCAACTTTATTTGACCATATTTCAAGTTGATCAATAGCTGCAGCTCTAAATGTATCTGCAGCTCCTATGAGGAGATGAAACCCTTTTTTTTTTAGAAAATAAGCTAATTTTCCAATGGAAGTCGTTTTTCCTACTCCATTGACTCCTACTATCAGGATAACATATGGTTTTTTATTATTTTTTATTATTTTTTTTTCTAAACAAACATTTTCAATATCTATAAAAAGGTTTTCAATTTCTTTTTTAAGAAAAGTATAAATTTCTTGCGAATGATTATATTTTTCTTTTTGAATTCTTTTTTCTAAGTTATTAATAATTTTAATCGTAGTTTTTGTTCCAATATCTGAAGATAATAATATCTCTTCTATATTATCAATAACATTAATATCTATTTTTGATTTTTTAAGAAAAATATTTTTTATTTTAGAAAAAAAGGATTCTGTAGTTTTTTTTAATTCATGATTGAATGTTTTATTTTTTCCTTTTTTTAAAAACATTATAATTCATTACTTTTTTGTAAAAAAATTTTTAATTTTTTCATTAGAAATCATTTTATTTTCAAAGGTATAAAAACCTGATTTTTTGGATTTCACTATTCTTATGGCCAAAGTCATTTTTTTTAAAATCTTTTTTTTTTGGTTATGATCGACTCCTTTTTTAGACATTTTTTATTTAATTTCTTTATGAATTGTATATTTTCTTAATATTGGATTATATTTTTTTAATTCAATTCTGTTTGGTGTATTTTTTTTATTTTTTGTTGTGACATATCTAGAACAACCAGAAATTCCAATTTTTCTTTGTTCAATACATTCTAATATAACTTGTATTCTACTTCCTTTTTTTCCCATTATTTTTTATTAATTAATTTTGTATTTAAAACGTTTCAAAACTTTTTCTATCCCTATTTTATTGATAAGTTTAACGGTAGAAGTGCAAATTTTTAAAGTAATCCACTTTTTTTCTTTTGTTAAAAAAAAACGTTTTTTACATAAATTAATATTGAAACGACGTTTTTTTTTATTATTAGCATGAGATACTCTATTTCCTATCATTGCTTTTTTCCCTGTCAATTCACAAATTTTTGACATAATAATTTTTTTTTACTAACTTGCCGAAATGACTAATTTAAACAAAATATATATAAATATATTTCATGTCAGGACATAGCAAATGGTCAAATATACAACATAGAAAATCGAATCAAGATTTCAAAAAATCTAAAAAATTTTCTAAAATTATTAAAGAAATATCTATAGCCGTAAAAGAATCAGGAATTAACAACTCTCGTTTCAAAAACGCAATTTTAAATGCTAAATCCGTCAATATTCCTAAAAATACTGTAGAAAAAGCTATAAAAAAAGCTTTACAAATTAAAAAAGATGATTATAAAAATTTAAATTTAGAAGGATTAATTTACGGAATTAGTCTAATCATAGAATGTATGACGAACAACAGTATTCGAACTACTTCCAATATTAGAACACTTCTGAATAAAAATGGAGGAAGATTATGTCATAATGGGGAATTAACTCATTTTTTTAACAGAATGGGAATTTTTTGTATAAAAAAAAAAGATATTCATTATTCGATAGAAGATTTTGAACTTATGACAATAGATTTTGGGGCTCAAAATTTGACAAAAAAAAATGAAATGATCTATTTATATACTAATTTTGAATATTTCGGATCTATGAGAAATAATTTAGATAAATTAAAAATACTTCATGAATATAAAGTAGAACGTGTTCCCAAACAAATTAAATATCTTTCCGAAGAAAAAAATAATAAAGTTTTGAACTTAATTGAAAAACTTCATATGAATGAAGATGTTGAAAATATTTACTCCAATCTAAATAAAAATAAAAAGTAAAATGTCCTATCGCATTTTTTTCACAAAAAAATGAGGAAAGTCCGGACACCGTAGAGCAACACAATGGATAATCCCCATCCACCGCGAGGTGAGGAATAGTGCAACAGAAAGAATGTACAGATTAATTATTTATTATATGATGAATTGCTGTAGTGAAATCATGTAAACTCTGTGTGGTGAAATGCCATGTATACCGGAAAACTAGCTCGGTTGAAACCGGGGGGTTGGCAGATTGAGATCATGGGTAACCTGAATCCTAGATAAATGATAGGTATAAAAACAGAATCCGGCTTATAATTTTACTTTTTTGGAGAGATGGCCGAGAGGATTAAGGCGCACGTCTGGAAAGCGTGTTCACAAAAAAGTGTCAAGGGTTCGAATCCCTTTCTCTCCGCTCTGACTTATAAATTTTCTATATTTTTTAATTTTTTTTCTATCAAATTAGTCCTAACTCCTAACAATCGATCTATATCCTTGGAGGCTCCTTGTAATTTATCTTGAGCTTGATGAAGTAATAATCCAAATTTTGTAAATTCTTGTTTTACAGTTTCTAAAATTTTCCACACTTCAGAACTTCTTTTTTGTATCGCTAAAGTTCTAAATCCAATTTGCAAACTATTTAATATAGCGGCCAGTGTAGATGGTCCCGCTATTACTATTTTATATTTCCTTAACAATTCTTCTAATAAACTAGAATTTTTTACAATTTCAGCATATATTCCTTCAAAAGGTAAGAAAAGAATAGCAAAATCAGTAGTATTCGGGGGATCTATATATTTTTCTTGAATATCTTTAGCCATTTTTTTAAGTACAGATTCCATATTTTTTATAGCTATTTCCATATTTTTTTTTTCTCCATTACGATAAGCTTTTTGCACTTTTTCATAAGTTTCTTTGGGAAATTTAACATCAATAGGTAACCATATAATATTCCCATCTTCAAGTCCTGGAAGTTTAATTGCAAATTCTACGACAAAATTTGTACT
Coding sequences:
- a CDS encoding CDP-alcohol phosphatidyltransferase family protein, whose amino-acid sequence is MIKQKIIPNIFTLLNLFCGCTSIIFLQSKNFNFSAIATLFSIIFDFLDGFFSRLIKNENLFGKELDSLSDMVSFGVVPSVIVFLLLKENSLIPFIEYLAFFIAIVSACRLAKFNISPNYIVGLTTTVNTMFFSSLSIIIKNYTIPFFINQKIIYLIIMLFIIFLSCYFLVSQITMFSFNFKDFSWKKNKMRYIFLLISIFLLLTLHMIAFPCIIIFYIIISVYFHRLKQKNL
- a CDS encoding 3'-5' exonuclease, with translation MKLKLHRPICFFDIEATGINIGKDRIIEISILKIFPNGNQEDKTWLICPIIPIPPQSTAIHGIKDEDVAGKPKFKDVASYILKMIENTDLAGYNSNRFDIPILVEEMLRAGISFDIKKYKTIDVQVIFHKMEPRTLSAAYKYYCNKNLMKAHSSKADTLATYEILLAQLEKYENLKKDVKNLNQFSHQKNTADLAGFVKIDEKGNEIFNFGKYKGEKVFEIFEKDPNYYGWIQNSDFPLYTKKILTGIKLKKFNK
- the htpG gene encoding molecular chaperone HtpG; the protein is MKNNKISVTSDNIFPIIKKFLYSDQEIFLRELVSNAIDAVVKLKTLIKLKNIYDIVDDFKVKIIINKINNTLHILDNGIGMTKEEVEKYINQIAFSGAEEFVKKYKNISITDTTNIIGHFGLGFYSSFMVANKVIILTQSYKKNASSIFWSCEGDPNFIMKEIEKRDRGTEIVLSLNEESKEFLEYDRILKLLQKYCKFMPITISLSSKSKEDKEIVINNIHPSWKKNPLQLNDKNYLDFYHELYPNQLENPLFWVHLNIDHPFHLTGILYFPKIGQRIDIQKEKIHLYQNQVYITDNLEGIVPDFLSFLRGVIDSPDIPLNVSRSYLQFDASVKNISKYITRKVADKLDTMFRTNREDFQKKWKNIKIIVEYGMISTQNFFDKAIKFFMFYTIDKNYFTLEEFREKIKKTQKNKEGKIVFLYSSDQEEQYSSIKDAKDRCYEVLILDSPLTVHLIQKLEFSYQEISFVRVDSDHIDKLISCDKKDAPNSELSEKEKQDLKNIVEHNIIDDCKFSVQLEDLSRQDYPFLIIIPEFLRRIKEINSTIGKDIKDKEKYYQLIVNTNHILMKKILKETSEEKRKKIIKEALNLILLSKNLLHGKNLTNFISKKFKDLIQ
- the ftsY gene encoding signal recognition particle-docking protein FtsY, whose protein sequence is MFLKKGKNKTFNHELKKTTESFFSKIKNIFLKKSKIDINVIDNIEEILLSSDIGTKTTIKIINNLEKRIQKEKYNHSQEIYTFLKKEIENLFIDIENVCLEKKIIKNNKKPYVILIVGVNGVGKTTSIGKLAYFLKKKGFHLLIGAADTFRAAAIDQLEIWSNKVGVPLIKQHMDADPASVAYDTLQSAKSKKKDVVLIDTAGRLQNRISLMEELSKISRVMKKIIPESPHEIMLILDATTGQNAFEQVRQFSSFVKVSSIILTKMEGTAKGGVGIGIMNQFKIPIQYLGIGEKIEDLKVFDGKKFIDSFF
- a CDS encoding DUF4295 family protein, which translates into the protein MSKKGVDHNQKKKILKKMTLAIRIVKSKKSGFYTFENKMISNEKIKNFFTKK
- the rpmG gene encoding 50S ribosomal protein L33, translating into MGKKGSRIQVILECIEQRKIGISGCSRYVTTKNKKNTPNRIELKKYNPILRKYTIHKEIK
- the rpmB gene encoding 50S ribosomal protein L28, whose translation is MSKICELTGKKAMIGNRVSHANNKKKRRFNINLCKKRFFLTKEKKWITLKICTSTVKLINKIGIEKVLKRFKYKIN
- a CDS encoding YebC/PmpR family DNA-binding transcriptional regulator: MSGHSKWSNIQHRKSNQDFKKSKKFSKIIKEISIAVKESGINNSRFKNAILNAKSVNIPKNTVEKAIKKALQIKKDDYKNLNLEGLIYGISLIIECMTNNSIRTTSNIRTLLNKNGGRLCHNGELTHFFNRMGIFCIKKKDIHYSIEDFELMTIDFGAQNLTKKNEMIYLYTNFEYFGSMRNNLDKLKILHEYKVERVPKQIKYLSEEKNNKVLNLIEKLHMNEDVENIYSNLNKNKK
- a CDS encoding DNA recombination protein RmuC; protein product: MESFFRKEFKDQQNEIQKLYKYNKIETSDSLIEMKNSLIQTVKIFQDVMDKKIQFYLENQNKKLDSVYTLQEKSLKIIENNLEKIRENVNDKLQTSLNVHLEKSFKIIGNQLLFLQEGLGEMKILTKDVSSLKRTLNHVKICGSFSEMQLSMLLQQILSPEQYASNVVTKSSTNFVVEFAIKLPGLEDGNIIWLPIDVKFPKETYEKVQKAYRNGEKKNMEIAIKNMESVLKKMAKDIQEKYIDPPNTTDFAILFLPFEGIYAEIVKNSSLLEELLRKYKIVIAGPSTLAAILNSLQIGFRTLAIQKRSSEVWKILETVKQEFTKFGLLLHQAQDKLQGASKDIDRLLGVRTNLIEKKLKNIENL